The DNA window CGCGGCGACGCAAGCTGTCCAAATCTGCCACAAAGGCCCGGATTGAGCCGGAGGGCGCGAGAAGAATCGTTGATATTCCGCGCTTTTCTTCGCGGCCGATCCCGGTCCGGGGCGCCTTTGTGGCAGATTCGGACACGCCCCCATCCCGAACCATCCCACCAACCCCACCAGCACCACCCAGAATAACCTTCCGGGGGTTAACCATTGAGAACGGGGGTTGACCATTGAGAACGAGGAAGGTTATTCAGCGGGCGGTGGTGCGGGGCGCCCGGGGGATCGGCGTGGCGGTCCGTGAGATCGTCACTTAACCCGCGAGATCGCCGGGTAACCCGCGAGAACGTACCTCTAGCAGACGTTCTCGCGGGTTAAGTGGCGATCTCGCGGGTCAGGGCGCCTGGGCGGGGCCCGCGGCGGCGCTCGGGCGGGGCCGGCGCGGTCGAACGGGGTACCCGCCCGGTCCGTGACCGCCCTCCGCGCGGGTGTCCGTGCCGGTGCCGACGTCGTGGACCTCGTCGAGGCGGGCGACCGCCCTCCCCCGGCCGGTCCGCGGCGGCGCCGGTTGTCCAAATCTGCCACAAAGACCCGGATCGAGCCGGAACACCGGAAGAGAATCGTTGATATTCCGCGGTTTCATTCGCGGCCGATCTCGCCGCGGGGCGCCTTTGTGTCAGATTTGGACACGCCCCCGCCCTGGGTCGTCCCAGGAGTCCCACCAGCACCACTCGGACGATCCCAGAATAACCTTCGAGGGTTTAACCCCCGTCCTCATGGGTCAACCCCCGTCGTGAAAGGACCGAGGCGGCGGGGCCCCGGGACCATCACGACCGGCCCCGCGACCCCGCACACCACCCCCAATGATCCGCATCACACAACGCACTCAGACGCCTCCGGAATAACCTTCGTGGAGCAGGAATGAGTGGAGCGGGAATGAGCGGGAATGGGATGGGGTCGGCTCAGCCGGCGCCGTCGCCCTGCGCGACGCGCACCCGCCAGCGGCCCTCACCGCTGCCCGCCGCCGCCCCCGGCGTGCGCACCATGCCCTCCTGGGCGATGGTGGACACGAGCCGCCCCGAGGTGTCGAAGACCTCCGCGCGCGCCATGGCCCGTCCCCCGGTCGAGGAGGGGGAGTCCTGGACGAACAGCAGCCAGTCGCTCACGTCCACGTCGCGGTGGAACCACTGGGCGTGGTCGAGGGTCGCCAGGCTCATCCCCTGGCTGCGCCAGCTCAGCCCCTGGCTGCGCAGGGCCGGTTCGAGCATGACCTGGTCGCACATGTAGGCCAGCAGGGCCCGGTGGACGGTTTGGTCCGCCTCGGCGGGCACCCGGCCGCGGGCGCGCGCCCACAGGCGCTGGCGGCCGATGCCGCGCCCGTCCGGGCGCAGGTAGACGCTCCCCTCGACGTGGCGCAGGTCGAAGGCGGCGGTGCGGCCCAGGAACTTGGCCGCCGGGTGGTCGAGCGTGCGGAAGATCTCCAGGGAGCTGACCAGTTCGTCGGGGCCGGGGGCCTCGGGCGGGTCCAGCTGGACGTCGGCGCCGGCCTGGAGCTCCTGGAAGGAGGAGATCATGGCCAGGACGGGCACCCCGTTCTGGGAGGCGGTGGTGCGCCGCTGGGAGAAGGAGCGTCCGTCGTGCAGGCGCTCGACGTCGAAGCGCAGGGGCTCGTCCGGTTCGCCGGCGCGCATGAAGTAGGCGTGCACGGAGTGGGGCAGACGGGCGCCGTCGCCGTCGTCGATCATGGTCGCCGCGGCGGCCAGCAGCCCCTGCGCGACGACCTGGCCGCCGTAGATCCGCCCCGAGAGCTGGGGCAGGGACCGCCCCGTGAAGGAGTCCGCCCCGTTCCCCCCGCCGGCGTCCTCGGTCAGCGCCAGGACGCGGGTGACCGATCCCAGCGGCTCCTCGACGGCGGGGGGAACGGGGTAGGGGGTCGTCACAGACCGAGCTCCTCCAGCACCGGCAGCTCGGCGCGCACCGCCGCGCGCGCGTCCTCGGCGGTGCGCGAGTCGATGGCGATCTGCGCCAGGCGCTTGCAGTCGGCCAGGTCGACGGACTTGAGCACGGCGTCGACGTCGGGCAGGGCCCGGGCGGTCATGGACAGGCTGGCCACGCCCAGGCCCACGAGGACGACGGCCAGGGCCGGGTCCGCGGCCGCCTCGCCGCACACGCCCACGGGGCGCCCGTGCGGCGCGGCGCCGTCGCAGGCGGCCTTGATCAGGCGCAGGACGGCGGGCTGCCAGCCGGTGGACAGGTAGGCCAGGGAGGACAGGAGGCGGTCGGCGGCCATGACGTACTGGGTGAGGTCGTTGGTGCCGATGGAGGCGAAGTCGGCGTGCTCGAACATCTTGTCCGCCATGAGGGCGGCGGAGGGGACCTCGATCATCATGCCGGCGATCTTCAGGCCGTGGGCGCGGGCCTGGTCGGTGAAGGCCTTGGCCTCGTCGGCGGTGGAGATCATGGGGGCCATGACCCACACCTTGGCGTTGGTGGCGGCCTCGGCCTTGGCCAGGGCCTGGAGCTGGTGCTCCAGGACCTCCGGGTCGCGGCGGGCGGTGCGGTAGGCGCGCACTCCCAGCGCGGGGTTGGCCTCGGTGGCGTCGGTGAGGAAGGGCAGGGGCTTGTCCGCGCCGGCGTCGAGGGTGCGCACCACGACCTTCTTGCCGGGGAAGGCCTCCAGCACGCCGCGGTAGGCCTCCACCTGCGCCTCGATGGTGGGCTCCTCGGGCTGGTCAAGGAAGCAGAACTCGGTGCGGAACAGGCCCACGCCCATGGCGCCGGCCTCGGCGGCGCTGCGGGCGCCGGCGGCGTCGCCGACATTGGCCAGCAGCTGGACCTCGTGGCCGTCCTTGGTGGCGCCGTCGCCCTTGAACACGCGCACGCGGCTGGCCAGCTCGCGGGCGCGGCGCAGCGCCTCCTCGCTGGGGTTGAGGGTGATGCTGCCCTTGGTGCCGTCGACCAGGACGATGTCGCCGTCGGACAGCTGGTCGGTGACCTGCTCGCCGGTGCCCACGATGGCGGGCATGCCCAGGGCGCGGGCGAGGATGGCGGTGTGGGAGGTCGGGCCGCCCTCGGAGGTGATGAAGGCGACGACCTTCTCCGGGTTGAGCAGGGCGGTGTCCGCCGGGGCGAGGTCCTTGGCCACCAAGACGAAGGGCTCGGGCAGACGCGGGATGCCGGGCATGGGGGAGTCGGTCAGGACGGCGATGATGCGGTCGCGCACGTCGGCGACGTCCCGGGTGCGCTCGGCCATGTAGCCGCCGAGGGACTTGAGCATGTCGGCCAGGGTGCCGGCGGCCTCCCAGACGGCGCGCGCCGGCATGAGGCGGCGCTCGCGCACCTTGGCCTGGGCCGAGGTGGTCAGGGTCGGGTCGGCGGCCATCTGGGCGGTGGTCTCCAGCAGGGTTCGCCCATCGCCCTTGGCCTCGGCCGCCGAGAGCTCCAGGCCCTTCTTGACGGTCTGGGCGGCGGCGGCGATCCGGTCGCACTCGGCCTCGAGGTCGGTGCCGGCGGGCAGCGTTTCGATGGCGGGCTCGGGGATGCCCGGCGCCATGCGGGCGACGGGGCCGGCGACGAGCCCGGGGCTCACGCCGATTCCGGTCAGGGCGGTGGGCTGTGCGTCTGACGTGGCCATGGGTACTCCTCAACAGTGATGGAGGCGGGGTGTCGCGCTCATTGTGCCCTGTTCAGGCCGGGTTCGGGAGGTTTCCGCCACAGGTGAATCACGTGTGACACATTCGGGCGGGCGCTCCGGACCCGCCCGTCGGGGCCCGCGGATGACGTCGCGCGGGCGGCGCGGCGGGCGGTTCGGGGCGCGGGGGGATCCCGATCTGGGATAAAGTGATGGCGGACACTCACGACCAGCGAGGAGAACCTATGAGCACCGCATCAGACATTGTCAAGGGCCTGGGGGGCCGCGACAACATCACGGACCTCGAGCCCTGCATCACGCGCCTGCGCGTGGAGGTGGTCGATCAGGAGAAGGTCGACGAGGAGGCCCTGCGCGCCACCGGCGCCTTCGGGGTCGTGCGCTCCGGCCGGGTCGTCCAGGTCGTCGTCGGGCCGACGGCGGACACCCTCGCCTCCGAGATCGCCGAGCTGGACTGACTCCGGTCGGCCGGCCGGTCCGCCGGCCAGCGCCGCGTCCGCCTCGTCGGCTGGCGCGGCGCATCATCGTGTGCAACGCTTGCAGCAAGACGTCACTCCTCCTGCCGGGCCCGGCGCGCCGACGCCCGGGGCCGGCAGCCCCCAGTCCGCAACGGGGCCCCGATGCGGCGGTCCCGCCCCACCCGCGCGCCAGCGCCTGATCACAAGGCCGTTCCCGCTATGACCGACTCCCGTTCCGCATCCGAGCCCGCCGGCGAGCGCCTCAGGCAGCTCGCCGAGGCCCACGGCATCTCCACCGAGTACTGGGACTTCCACGGCAACCTCGCCTCGCCCTCGCGCGACACCCTCGTCGCCGTCCTGCGGGCCCTGGGCGTGGCCGCCTCCACGCCCGTGGAGGTCGAGCACTCCCTGCGCGAGGCCTCGCTCGCCCCCTGGCGCCGCGTCCTGCCGCCCACCGTCGTCGTGCGGGGCGGCATCCAGAGCCCCGTCGTCGTCCACGCGCCCGACGGCGCCGCGCTGCGCC is part of the Actinomyces sp. oral taxon 414 genome and encodes:
- the ptsP gene encoding phosphoenolpyruvate--protein phosphotransferase, which translates into the protein MATSDAQPTALTGIGVSPGLVAGPVARMAPGIPEPAIETLPAGTDLEAECDRIAAAAQTVKKGLELSAAEAKGDGRTLLETTAQMAADPTLTTSAQAKVRERRLMPARAVWEAAGTLADMLKSLGGYMAERTRDVADVRDRIIAVLTDSPMPGIPRLPEPFVLVAKDLAPADTALLNPEKVVAFITSEGGPTSHTAILARALGMPAIVGTGEQVTDQLSDGDIVLVDGTKGSITLNPSEEALRRARELASRVRVFKGDGATKDGHEVQLLANVGDAAGARSAAEAGAMGVGLFRTEFCFLDQPEEPTIEAQVEAYRGVLEAFPGKKVVVRTLDAGADKPLPFLTDATEANPALGVRAYRTARRDPEVLEHQLQALAKAEAATNAKVWVMAPMISTADEAKAFTDQARAHGLKIAGMMIEVPSAALMADKMFEHADFASIGTNDLTQYVMAADRLLSSLAYLSTGWQPAVLRLIKAACDGAAPHGRPVGVCGEAAADPALAVVLVGLGVASLSMTARALPDVDAVLKSVDLADCKRLAQIAIDSRTAEDARAAVRAELPVLEELGL
- a CDS encoding acyl-CoA thioesterase is translated as MTTPYPVPPAVEEPLGSVTRVLALTEDAGGGNGADSFTGRSLPQLSGRIYGGQVVAQGLLAAAATMIDDGDGARLPHSVHAYFMRAGEPDEPLRFDVERLHDGRSFSQRRTTASQNGVPVLAMISSFQELQAGADVQLDPPEAPGPDELVSSLEIFRTLDHPAAKFLGRTAAFDLRHVEGSVYLRPDGRGIGRQRLWARARGRVPAEADQTVHRALLAYMCDQVMLEPALRSQGLSWRSQGMSLATLDHAQWFHRDVDVSDWLLFVQDSPSSTGGRAMARAEVFDTSGRLVSTIAQEGMVRTPGAAAGSGEGRWRVRVAQGDGAG
- a CDS encoding glucose PTS transporter subunit EIIB, with the protein product MSTASDIVKGLGGRDNITDLEPCITRLRVEVVDQEKVDEEALRATGAFGVVRSGRVVQVVVGPTADTLASEIAELD